One Paraburkholderia sp. IMGN_8 DNA window includes the following coding sequences:
- a CDS encoding Do family serine endopeptidase, which produces MLRRFWLFFAQAVTVLLALMFIIATLKPQWLQRQGQFGKQLAEPIVALREVAPGIGSGPAQASYADAAQKAMPAVVNVFSSKDGSLPPDPRAKDPLFRYFFGDKNKGKQQEQPASNLGSGVIVSSEGYILTNQHVVDGADQIEIALADGRTTNAKVIGVDPETDLAVLKVNMTNLPTITLGRMDQTRVGDVVLAIGNPFGVGQTVTMGIVSALGRNHLGINTFENFIQTDAAINPGNSGGALVDVNGNLLGINTAIYSRSGGSLGIGFAIPVSTARSVLESIITTGSVTRGWIGVEPQDVTPEIAESFGLEQKSGAIVAGVLKNGPADRAGIKPGDILVSVNGQDITDTTRLLNVIAQIKPGTAAKVHLVRKGREMDLDVAIGKRPPPPKQPVDSNGGDQQDDDGG; this is translated from the coding sequence ATGCTTAGACGCTTTTGGCTGTTCTTTGCCCAAGCGGTGACTGTGCTGTTGGCGCTGATGTTCATCATTGCGACCCTCAAACCGCAGTGGCTCCAGCGTCAAGGGCAATTCGGCAAGCAACTCGCCGAACCGATCGTCGCCCTTCGGGAAGTGGCGCCAGGCATCGGCAGCGGCCCTGCACAGGCGTCGTATGCGGACGCCGCGCAGAAAGCCATGCCCGCGGTCGTCAATGTGTTCTCGAGCAAGGATGGCTCGCTGCCGCCCGATCCCCGGGCGAAAGATCCGTTGTTCCGCTACTTCTTCGGCGACAAGAACAAAGGCAAGCAGCAGGAACAACCCGCCTCCAATCTTGGCTCGGGTGTGATAGTGAGTTCGGAAGGTTACATTCTAACGAACCAGCACGTCGTGGACGGCGCGGATCAGATTGAAATTGCGCTGGCCGATGGTCGCACCACCAATGCGAAGGTGATCGGCGTCGATCCGGAAACGGACCTCGCTGTGCTGAAGGTCAACATGACCAATCTACCCACCATCACGCTCGGCCGCATGGACCAGACGCGCGTGGGCGACGTGGTGCTCGCGATCGGCAATCCGTTCGGCGTCGGCCAGACGGTGACGATGGGCATCGTCAGCGCGCTCGGGCGCAATCACCTCGGCATCAACACCTTCGAAAATTTCATTCAGACCGATGCGGCGATCAACCCGGGCAACTCGGGCGGCGCTTTGGTCGATGTGAACGGCAATCTGCTCGGCATCAATACGGCGATCTATTCGCGCTCAGGCGGCTCGCTCGGCATCGGCTTCGCAATTCCCGTGTCGACGGCGCGCAGCGTGCTGGAGAGCATCATCACGACCGGCTCGGTGACGCGCGGCTGGATCGGCGTCGAGCCGCAGGATGTGACCCCGGAGATCGCCGAGTCGTTCGGGCTGGAGCAGAAGTCCGGTGCGATCGTCGCGGGCGTGCTGAAGAACGGTCCGGCCGACCGCGCCGGCATCAAACCAGGCGACATCCTGGTGAGCGTGAACGGCCAGGACATCACCGATACCACGCGTCTGTTGAACGTGATCGCGCAGATCAAACCGGGCACGGCCGCCAAGGTTCATCTGGTGCGCAAGGGCCGTGAAATGGATCTGGACGTGGCGATCGGCAAGCGCCCGCCGCCGCCGAAGCAACCGGTGGACAGCAACGGCGGCGATCAGCAGGACGACGACGGCGGTTGA
- a CDS encoding Nif3-like dinuclear metal center hexameric protein: MDRIELELYLNNLLETARFKDYCPNGLQVEGRRRVNKLATGVTASAAFLEAALDWGADAVLVHHGYFWRNEAPQITGRKYARLKLLLANDLNLFAYHLPLDDHPEFGNNAQIGAKMGWISDARFGENDLGWLATFPMPITLAHFTAQVEQTLGRTPLVFGDSDRELRRVGWCTGAAQGMFDAAIDAGADVYLTGEVSESVMHTSAESGVAFLAAGHHATERFGVQAVGKHLSESFDIEHLFIDIPNPV, encoded by the coding sequence ATGGATCGGATCGAACTTGAATTGTACTTGAACAATCTCCTTGAAACCGCGCGTTTCAAGGACTATTGCCCCAATGGATTACAGGTCGAAGGGCGCCGCCGGGTCAACAAGCTCGCGACCGGCGTGACCGCGTCAGCGGCCTTCCTGGAGGCCGCGCTCGACTGGGGCGCCGACGCCGTGCTGGTTCATCATGGCTACTTCTGGCGCAACGAGGCGCCGCAGATCACCGGGCGCAAATACGCGCGCCTGAAGCTGCTGCTCGCCAACGATCTGAACCTGTTCGCCTACCACCTGCCGCTCGACGACCATCCCGAGTTCGGCAACAACGCGCAGATCGGCGCAAAGATGGGCTGGATCAGCGACGCACGCTTCGGCGAGAACGACCTCGGCTGGCTCGCCACGTTTCCGATGCCGATCACGCTCGCGCACTTCACCGCGCAAGTCGAGCAGACACTTGGCCGTACACCGCTGGTATTCGGCGACTCGGACCGCGAACTGCGCCGCGTCGGCTGGTGCACGGGCGCCGCGCAAGGCATGTTCGACGCCGCGATCGACGCCGGCGCCGATGTCTACCTGACCGGCGAGGTGTCGGAGTCGGTGATGCACACGTCGGCGGAAAGCGGTGTCGCGTTCCTCGCGGCCGGCCATCACGCGACCGAGCGTTTCGGCGTGCAGGCGGTCGGCAAGCATCTATCCGAGTCGTTCGATATCGAACACCTGTTTATCGATATCCCTAATCCCGTTTGA
- the petA gene encoding ubiquinol-cytochrome c reductase iron-sulfur subunit produces the protein MRDKEDERVDGSRRSWLIATTVAGGIGGVATVVPFVSSFAPSEKAKAAGAPVEVDISNLKPGDMMTVAWRGKPVWIINRTDKMLADVQKADTEVADPHTKNAFSMPLPEYCNNEFRSRTDHKNLFVAVAVCTHLGCTPTPRFQEGAQPNLPDDWPGGFLCPCHGSTYDMAGRVFKNKPAPQNLDVPPYMFTSANTLVIGKDEKGEA, from the coding sequence ATGCGAGACAAGGAAGATGAACGCGTCGACGGCAGCCGCCGTAGCTGGCTGATAGCGACGACCGTAGCAGGTGGCATAGGAGGCGTAGCCACTGTCGTACCCTTTGTTAGTTCGTTTGCACCATCTGAAAAGGCCAAGGCGGCAGGCGCGCCGGTCGAAGTCGATATCAGTAATCTCAAGCCTGGCGACATGATGACCGTTGCCTGGCGCGGTAAGCCGGTGTGGATCATCAACCGCACCGACAAGATGCTCGCCGATGTCCAGAAAGCCGATACCGAAGTAGCGGATCCCCACACCAAGAATGCTTTTTCGATGCCGTTGCCGGAGTACTGCAACAACGAGTTCCGTTCGCGGACCGATCACAAGAACCTTTTCGTCGCCGTCGCCGTGTGCACCCATCTGGGCTGTACGCCGACGCCGCGCTTCCAGGAGGGCGCGCAGCCCAATCTTCCCGACGACTGGCCAGGCGGCTTCCTGTGTCCTTGCCACGGCTCGACCTACGACATGGCCGGCCGCGTCTTCAAGAACAAACCTGCGCCGCAGAATCTGGACGTCCCGCCTTACATGTTCACGTCGGCGAATACCCTCGTGATCGGCAAGGACGAGAAAGGAGAAGCGTAA
- a CDS encoding cytochrome bc complex cytochrome b subunit, with translation MAIEHEVETTGLAGWIDRRFPMTSTWKKHVSEYYAPKNFNFWYFFGSLALLVLVNQIVTGIFLTMNYKPDATLAFSSVEYIMRDVPWGWLIRYMHSTGASMFFVVVYLHMFRGLMYGSYRKPRELVWVFGCAIFLSLMAEAFFGYLLPWGQMSFWGAQVIVNLFSAIPFIGPDLSLWIRGDYVVSDVTLNRFFAFHVIAIPLVLILLVVVHLVALHEVGSNNPDGIEIKGKKDTNGIPLDGIPFHPYYSVHDFMGVSVFLIVFAAIIFFAPEMGGYFLEANNFIPANPLQTPQEIAPVWYFTAFYAMLRATTDPFKIVLMIIIALLGLFALVRARGKWKLGLPVLAVLVILAMAFTESKFWGVVVMGGAVISLFFLPWLDRSPVKSIRYRPFFHKVFYGIFVLAFLTLGFLGTKPPSPASTLIAQVCALIYFAFFLGMPFWTRLGTFKQPPERVRFKPH, from the coding sequence ATGGCGATCGAACACGAAGTGGAGACGACCGGGCTTGCCGGCTGGATCGACCGGCGCTTTCCGATGACGTCGACGTGGAAGAAGCACGTCTCCGAGTACTACGCACCGAAGAATTTCAACTTCTGGTACTTCTTCGGCTCGCTGGCGCTGCTGGTGCTGGTGAACCAGATTGTCACCGGCATCTTCCTCACGATGAACTACAAGCCCGACGCGACGCTCGCGTTCTCGTCGGTCGAGTACATCATGCGCGACGTGCCGTGGGGCTGGCTGATCCGCTATATGCACTCCACAGGCGCGTCGATGTTTTTTGTCGTCGTGTATCTGCATATGTTCCGCGGGCTGATGTACGGCTCGTATCGCAAGCCACGCGAGCTGGTGTGGGTGTTCGGCTGCGCGATTTTCCTGAGCCTGATGGCAGAAGCGTTTTTCGGCTACCTGCTGCCGTGGGGCCAGATGTCGTTCTGGGGCGCGCAGGTGATCGTGAACCTGTTCTCGGCGATTCCGTTCATTGGGCCGGATCTGTCGTTGTGGATTCGCGGCGACTACGTCGTGTCCGACGTCACGCTGAACCGCTTTTTCGCGTTCCACGTGATCGCGATTCCGCTGGTTCTGATCTTGCTGGTCGTCGTGCATCTGGTGGCGCTGCATGAAGTCGGTTCGAACAATCCGGACGGCATCGAGATCAAGGGGAAGAAGGACACGAACGGCATTCCGCTCGACGGCATTCCGTTCCACCCGTACTACTCGGTGCACGATTTCATGGGCGTGTCGGTGTTCCTGATAGTCTTCGCGGCGATCATCTTTTTCGCGCCGGAGATGGGCGGGTACTTCCTTGAAGCGAACAACTTCATTCCCGCGAATCCGCTGCAAACGCCGCAGGAAATTGCGCCTGTGTGGTACTTCACGGCGTTCTATGCGATGCTGCGCGCCACCACCGATCCGTTCAAGATCGTGCTGATGATCATCATCGCGCTGCTCGGCCTGTTCGCGCTGGTCCGCGCGCGCGGCAAGTGGAAGCTTGGGCTTCCGGTGCTCGCCGTGCTGGTGATTCTGGCGATGGCGTTCACCGAATCGAAGTTCTGGGGCGTGGTGGTGATGGGCGGCGCGGTGATCTCGCTGTTCTTCCTGCCGTGGCTCGACCGCTCGCCGGTGAAGTCGATCCGCTACCGGCCGTTTTTTCACAAGGTGTTCTACGGGATCTTCGTGCTCGCCTTCCTGACGTTGGGCTTCCTCGGCACTAAACCGCCGTCGCCGGCTTCGACGTTGATTGCACAGGTGTGCGCGCTGATCTACTTCGCGTTTTTCCTCGGTATGCCGTTCTGGACGCGGCTTGGCACGTTCAAGCAGCCGCCCGAACGGGTGCGGTTCAAGCCTCACTAA
- a CDS encoding cytochrome c1, which yields MKKLLSTCALIGATLLAVLAGPAHADENFPLDRVPDNAENFASLQHGAQLFVNYCLNCHSANLMRYNRLTDLGITPSEIQSNLLFTTDKVGNTMTVAMRPDDAKAWFGASPPDLSVEARARSKDWLYTYLRSFYRDDTRPTGWNNLVYENVSMPHVLWQLQGQRTAKFGDETDEKTGETVHKFVGFQQVTPGTMSPVDYDSAVADLVSYLSWMSEPTQKTRKQLGVWVLLFLGILSFFAWRLNAAYWKHIK from the coding sequence ATGAAAAAGCTGCTTTCGACGTGCGCGCTAATTGGCGCGACACTGCTCGCGGTGCTGGCAGGCCCGGCGCACGCGGACGAGAATTTCCCTCTCGACCGCGTGCCCGATAACGCGGAGAATTTCGCTTCCTTGCAGCACGGCGCGCAATTGTTTGTAAACTATTGCCTGAATTGCCACAGCGCGAACCTGATGCGCTACAACCGGCTGACCGACCTCGGCATTACGCCGAGTGAAATCCAGTCGAACCTGCTGTTCACCACCGACAAGGTCGGCAACACGATGACCGTGGCGATGCGCCCGGACGACGCGAAAGCGTGGTTCGGCGCGAGTCCGCCGGATTTGTCTGTGGAAGCGCGAGCGCGCAGCAAGGATTGGCTGTACACGTATCTGCGCAGTTTTTATCGCGACGATACGCGGCCGACCGGCTGGAACAATCTGGTGTACGAAAACGTGAGCATGCCTCACGTGCTGTGGCAGCTTCAGGGGCAACGTACCGCGAAGTTCGGTGACGAAACCGACGAAAAAACAGGCGAAACAGTGCACAAATTTGTCGGCTTCCAACAGGTCACTCCGGGGACGATGTCGCCGGTAGATTATGATTCTGCTGTGGCCGACCTTGTGTCGTACCTGTCATGGATGTCCGAACCGACGCAGAAAACCCGCAAACAGCTTGGCGTGTGGGTACTGCTCTTCCTCGGCATCCTGAGCTTTTTCGCCTGGCGATTGAACGCCGCGTACTGGAAACATATCAAATAA
- a CDS encoding glutathione S-transferase N-terminal domain-containing protein translates to MMVLYSGTTCPFSQRCRLVLFEKGMDFEIRDVDLFNKPEDIAVMNPYGQVPILVERDLILYESNIINEYIDERFPHPQLMPADPVQRARARLFLLNFEKELFVHVGTLENEKGKAAEKNHEKARLAIRDRLTQLAPIFLKNKYMLGEEFSMLDVAIAPLLWRLDHYGIELSKNAAPLMKYAERIFSRPAYIEALTPSEKVMRR, encoded by the coding sequence ATGATGGTTCTGTATTCCGGCACAACTTGCCCGTTCTCCCAGCGTTGCCGGCTGGTGTTGTTCGAAAAGGGCATGGACTTCGAGATCCGCGACGTCGACCTGTTTAACAAGCCGGAAGACATCGCTGTGATGAATCCGTATGGTCAGGTGCCGATTCTCGTCGAACGGGACCTGATTCTGTACGAATCGAATATCATCAACGAGTACATCGACGAGCGCTTCCCGCACCCGCAACTGATGCCGGCCGATCCGGTTCAGCGCGCCCGTGCCCGCCTGTTCCTGCTCAACTTCGAAAAGGAGTTGTTCGTCCACGTCGGCACGCTCGAAAACGAAAAGGGCAAGGCCGCTGAGAAGAATCACGAAAAGGCGCGCCTCGCGATCCGCGATCGCCTGACGCAGCTCGCACCGATCTTCCTGAAGAACAAGTACATGCTCGGCGAAGAGTTCTCGATGCTCGACGTGGCGATCGCGCCGCTGCTGTGGCGTCTGGATCACTACGGCATCGAGCTGTCGAAGAACGCTGCACCGCTGATGAAGTACGCCGAGCGCATTTTCAGCCGCCCGGCTTATATCGAAGCGCTGACGCCTTCGGAAAAGGTGATGCGTCGTTGA
- a CDS encoding ClpXP protease specificity-enhancing factor: MQEISTKPYLLRALYEWCTDNGYTPHIAVRVDNQTRVPRQFVRDNEIVLNISFEATSQLQMGNEWIEFSARFSGKSHKIEVPVANILAIYARENGQGMAFPVESAGGEALDSGADAELADETESPAAPSGGAPRAVVASPAAESASTKADSAAEGPQPDDDGSKGGGRARLKIVK, encoded by the coding sequence ATGCAAGAGATTTCCACCAAGCCTTATCTGTTGCGCGCGCTGTACGAGTGGTGCACTGATAATGGCTACACGCCGCACATCGCGGTGCGGGTCGACAATCAGACGCGGGTGCCGCGTCAGTTCGTGCGCGATAACGAGATCGTGTTGAACATCAGCTTCGAGGCGACCAGCCAGTTGCAGATGGGCAACGAATGGATCGAGTTCAGCGCGCGTTTCTCCGGCAAGTCGCACAAGATCGAAGTGCCGGTCGCCAATATTCTCGCGATTTACGCGCGCGAAAACGGGCAAGGCATGGCATTCCCGGTCGAATCGGCGGGCGGCGAGGCGCTGGATTCGGGCGCCGATGCAGAGCTGGCGGACGAAACCGAGTCGCCGGCCGCGCCGAGCGGAGGTGCACCGCGCGCGGTTGTTGCGTCGCCGGCTGCGGAAAGCGCGTCCACCAAAGCGGATAGCGCCGCCGAAGGACCGCAACCTGACGACGATGGTTCAAAAGGTGGCGGAAGGGCTCGCCTTAAGATCGTGAAATGA
- a CDS encoding TetR/AcrR family transcriptional regulator, which produces MSDKRQQILDTATILFSKHGYHAVGVDWIIAESGVAKMTMYRHFPSKTDLVIAVLRQRQEQCAVSLKAFVAEAESPLARLERVFDWHQDWFRSAMFTGCMFVHAASEFADKGSSIHGIIVEQKADLTQFIEQLAADIVPAEQAKVLAPVIVMLLDGATLSVQISGRETAATDAWSAARDLLAMHSTSAA; this is translated from the coding sequence GTGTCCGACAAGCGTCAGCAGATTCTCGATACCGCAACGATCCTGTTCAGCAAGCATGGTTACCATGCCGTCGGCGTGGACTGGATCATTGCCGAATCGGGTGTCGCGAAAATGACCATGTACCGGCACTTCCCGTCCAAAACGGATCTGGTCATTGCGGTGTTGCGGCAACGTCAGGAGCAATGCGCGGTGTCGCTCAAGGCGTTTGTCGCCGAGGCGGAGTCGCCGCTCGCCCGTCTCGAACGTGTCTTCGACTGGCACCAGGACTGGTTCAGAAGCGCGATGTTCACCGGCTGCATGTTCGTGCACGCCGCTTCCGAATTCGCCGACAAAGGCAGCAGCATCCACGGCATTATCGTTGAGCAGAAGGCCGACTTGACGCAATTTATCGAGCAACTGGCCGCCGACATCGTGCCCGCCGAGCAGGCAAAAGTACTGGCGCCGGTGATCGTGATGCTGCTCGACGGCGCCACGCTCTCGGTGCAAATCTCAGGCCGTGAAACTGCCGCAACTGATGCCTGGAGCGCCGCGCGCGACTTGCTGGCCATGCATTCGACGTCCGCGGCGTAG
- a CDS encoding class I SAM-dependent methyltransferase — MTSPATITWPEADGPRTARWRSEAAVPPPKRVVVADDRTTADSAYRLACEGTALLWNGDFQNARQLLQAVTRRLERKPRKQGDTPLDAFNLHRQAQSQRARTLGMILIPLDAAYAIPLRRAPEVQQACLETYGPSADEPSVVSLRELLGLIGAHEWRKKGVDIPVLGERIHPHYGVFSPVRGEYVDLVARTPLPSLNKAFDIGTGTGVLAALLAKRGVKKIIATDRDPRALACARENLTRLGYDQQVDIVDADLFPEGRAPLVICNPPWVPARPASPIEYAVYDPESRMLLGFLNGLAEHLSPGGEGWLIMSDFAEHLGLRTREWLLAAIEKAGLTVVGREDIRPRHLKSTDETDALHAARVAEVTSLWRLKAR; from the coding sequence ATGACCAGCCCCGCAACCATCACCTGGCCCGAAGCCGACGGCCCCCGCACTGCGCGTTGGCGCTCCGAAGCAGCAGTGCCGCCGCCTAAGCGCGTCGTCGTCGCCGATGACCGCACTACCGCCGACTCTGCCTACCGCCTCGCGTGCGAAGGCACCGCGCTGCTCTGGAACGGCGACTTCCAGAACGCCCGCCAACTATTGCAAGCGGTCACGCGCCGTCTGGAGCGTAAGCCGCGCAAGCAGGGCGACACGCCGCTCGACGCGTTCAACCTGCATCGTCAGGCGCAGTCGCAACGCGCCCGCACGCTCGGCATGATCCTGATCCCGCTCGACGCCGCCTACGCGATACCGCTGCGCCGCGCGCCTGAAGTGCAGCAGGCCTGCCTCGAAACCTATGGACCGTCAGCCGATGAGCCGTCGGTCGTGTCGCTGCGCGAATTGCTCGGACTGATCGGTGCGCACGAGTGGCGCAAGAAGGGCGTCGACATTCCCGTGCTGGGCGAGCGCATTCATCCACACTACGGTGTGTTTTCACCGGTGCGCGGCGAATATGTGGACCTGGTCGCACGCACGCCGTTGCCGTCGCTGAACAAGGCGTTCGATATCGGCACCGGCACGGGCGTGCTGGCTGCGCTGCTCGCCAAGCGTGGCGTGAAGAAAATCATCGCGACAGATCGGGATCCGCGAGCCCTCGCCTGTGCACGCGAAAACCTCACGCGTCTTGGTTACGACCAGCAAGTCGATATCGTGGATGCGGATCTATTCCCCGAAGGCCGCGCGCCGCTCGTGATCTGCAATCCGCCGTGGGTGCCGGCGCGGCCCGCGTCGCCGATCGAATACGCGGTCTACGATCCGGAGAGCCGCATGTTGCTCGGCTTCCTCAACGGCCTGGCGGAGCATCTGTCGCCGGGCGGCGAAGGCTGGCTGATCATGTCGGATTTCGCCGAGCATCTCGGTCTGCGCACGCGCGAATGGTTGCTCGCTGCGATCGAAAAGGCCGGGCTGACGGTGGTCGGCCGCGAGGATATTCGTCCGCGTCATCTGAAGTCGACCGATGAGACCGATGCGCTGCACGCTGCGCGTGTGGCTGAGGTGACGTCGCTGTGGCGGCTGAAAGCGCGATAG
- a CDS encoding TIGR03862 family flavoprotein: MSPSIDSACVAVIGGGPAGLMAAEALAQQHGLQVDVYDAMPSVGRKFLMAGKGGMNITHSEPLEPFLGRYGPRRQQITPLLDAFGPDALRAWLHELGVETFVGSSGRVFPTDMKAAPMLRAWLHRLREAGVRFHMRHKWIGWDEQGNSAAPHALRFATPDGARTVTCDAVVFALGGASWPRLGSDAAWVPLMSAREVPVTPLRPANCGFDADWSPYLRERFAGQPVKPVAIAITDIDKNVHNRQGEILLTETGLEGSLIYALSAAIRERILADGDVTITLDLAPGLTLERIVTEVTRPRGSRSMSSHLQGRIGIGGVKLALLHEILSKEAFADTNHLAQAIKALPVRLTRARPIEEAISTAGGIPFEALDPQLMIERLPGAFCAGEMLDWEAPTGGYLLTACFASGLVAGRGALAYLAARDVSV; this comes from the coding sequence ATGTCACCCTCCATTGATTCCGCCTGTGTCGCCGTGATCGGCGGCGGCCCCGCCGGCCTGATGGCCGCCGAGGCGCTGGCCCAGCAGCATGGCTTGCAGGTCGACGTCTACGACGCAATGCCGTCGGTTGGTCGCAAATTTCTGATGGCGGGCAAAGGCGGCATGAACATCACGCACTCTGAGCCGCTCGAACCGTTTCTCGGCCGTTACGGTCCGCGCCGCCAGCAGATCACGCCGCTACTCGATGCCTTCGGGCCCGATGCGTTGCGTGCCTGGTTGCACGAGCTCGGCGTCGAAACCTTTGTCGGCAGTTCGGGCCGGGTTTTTCCGACCGATATGAAAGCCGCGCCGATGCTGCGCGCGTGGCTGCATCGGTTGCGGGAAGCGGGGGTACGCTTTCATATGCGCCACAAGTGGATCGGCTGGGACGAACAAGGCAACAGCGCCGCCCCGCACGCCCTGCGCTTCGCAACACCCGACGGCGCGCGAACCGTGACCTGCGATGCCGTCGTATTCGCGCTCGGTGGCGCAAGCTGGCCACGGCTCGGATCGGACGCCGCGTGGGTGCCGCTGATGAGCGCGCGCGAGGTGCCGGTGACGCCCTTGCGGCCCGCGAACTGCGGCTTCGATGCCGACTGGAGCCCCTATCTGCGCGAGCGTTTCGCAGGCCAACCGGTCAAGCCGGTGGCCATCGCGATCACAGATATAGACAAAAACGTCCACAATCGACAAGGTGAAATACTTCTGACCGAAACGGGTCTCGAAGGGAGCCTGATTTACGCATTGTCGGCAGCAATCCGGGAGCGAATTCTGGCCGACGGCGACGTCACGATCACGCTGGATCTGGCGCCAGGCTTGACTCTGGAGCGCATCGTCACCGAAGTCACGCGGCCGCGCGGCTCGCGTTCAATGTCGAGTCATCTGCAAGGCAGAATCGGTATTGGAGGCGTAAAACTCGCGTTGCTGCACGAGATTCTGTCGAAGGAAGCTTTCGCCGACACGAACCACCTGGCTCAGGCAATCAAAGCGCTACCGGTGCGGCTCACGCGCGCGCGGCCAATCGAGGAAGCGATCAGCACCGCCGGCGGGATACCTTTCGAAGCGCTCGATCCGCAGTTGATGATCGAGCGTCTGCCCGGCGCGTTCTGCGCGGGCGAGATGCTCGACTGGGAAGCGCCGACCGGCGGCTATCTGCTGACGGCCTGCTTCGCTAGCGGCCTGGTGGCGGGGCGCGGCGCGCTAGCCTATCTCGCGGCGCGCGACGTATCGGTCTAG
- a CDS encoding DUF1059 domain-containing protein translates to MTRKYIDCREFPSEMNCTVALSADTESELLDAAVQHAVSVHKHTDSPELRSQLKTLFHEGTPPMEAPRK, encoded by the coding sequence ATGACCCGCAAATATATCGACTGCCGTGAATTTCCGAGTGAAATGAATTGCACGGTTGCGTTGTCCGCCGATACCGAGAGCGAATTGCTCGACGCGGCTGTGCAGCACGCCGTCTCGGTTCACAAACATACGGACTCGCCGGAACTGCGCTCCCAGCTGAAGACGCTGTTTCATGAAGGCACGCCGCCGATGGAGGCGCCGCGCAAGTGA
- a CDS encoding DNA-binding protein, with protein MDTIPNGNVEQKFQEMLAKLTAAPAWSEKQQLELEMARDISTEMLRLAEVMRDGSVDMETCLTMLKYAKVLDFVMTTLASRRDIKPQTLRVIFKLAGLKVDEAYPG; from the coding sequence ATGGATACGATACCCAACGGAAACGTCGAGCAGAAGTTTCAGGAAATGCTGGCGAAGCTCACCGCCGCGCCCGCGTGGTCGGAGAAACAGCAGCTCGAACTGGAGATGGCGCGCGATATCTCCACTGAAATGCTGCGTCTAGCCGAAGTCATGCGCGACGGCAGCGTCGACATGGAAACATGCCTGACAATGCTCAAATACGCGAAGGTGCTCGACTTCGTCATGACCACGCTCGCTTCGCGCCGCGACATCAAACCGCAAACGCTGCGGGTGATCTTCAAGCTCGCCGGCCTCAAAGTGGACGAAGCTTATCCCGGCTGA